From the genome of Vicia villosa cultivar HV-30 ecotype Madison, WI linkage group LG2, Vvil1.0, whole genome shotgun sequence, one region includes:
- the LOC131652006 gene encoding probable prolyl 4-hydroxylase 10: MAKSRYSRLPSRKSSSSYTIIFALFIAFTFLILILLVFGILSIPSSNQNLPKPNDLTSIAHNTVDSVDDDDGKGEQWVEVVSWEPRAFVYHNFLSKEECEYLIDIAKPSMHKSTVVDSETGKSKDSRVRTSSGTFLARGRDKIVRDIEKRIADFTFIPVEHGEGLQVLHYEVGQKYEPHYDYFLDEFNTKNGGQRIATVLMYLTDVEEGGETVFPAAKGNFSSVPWYNELSDCGKKGLSIKPKRGDALLFWSMKPDATLDASSLHGGCPVIKGNKWSSTKWIRVSEYKT; encoded by the exons ATGGCGAAATCTAGATACTCTCGTCTTCCATCGCGAAAATCATCTTCCTCTTACACTATCATTTTCGCTCTCTTCATCGCTTTCACTTTCCTTATCCTCATTCTTCTCGTTTTCGGTATCCTTTCCATTCCTTCTTCTAATCAGAACTTGCCTAAACCCAACGATCTCACCTCCATTGCTCATAACACCGTCGATAG tgttgatgatgatgatggtaaggGAGAACAGTGGGTTGAAGTTGTATCATGGGAGCCTAGAGCTTTTGTATATCATAATTTTCTG TCCAAGGAGGAATGTGAATATCTGATTGACATAGCAAAGCCGAGTATGCACAAGTCAACGGTTGTCGACAGTGAGACTGGAAAGAGCAAAGACAGCAG AGTGCGTACAAGCTCTGGAACTTTTCTCGCTAGGGGACGCGATAAGATTGTCAGAGATATTGAGAAACGAATTGCTGACTTTACTTTTATTCCTGTAG AGCATGGTGAAGGACTTCAAGTTCTACATTATGAAGTTGGTCAAAAGTATGAACCTCACTATGACTACTTTCTTGATGAGTTTAACACAAAAAATGGTGGTCAGCGCATAGCAACGGTACTGATGTACCT TACAGATGTTGAAGAAGGGGGTGAGACGGTGTTCCCTGCTGCCAAGGGCAATTTTAGTTCTGTGCCATGGTATAATGAGCTTTCTGATTGTGGGAAAAAAGGACTTTCAATTAAGCCAAAGAGAGGCGATGCTTTACTTTTTTGGAGCATGAAGCCGGATGCAACTTTAGATGCATCAAGTTTGCATG GTGGTTGTCCAGTGATTAAAGGGAATAAGTGGTCAAGTACCAAATGGATCCGCGTCAGTGAATACAAAACTTGA